A genomic segment from Streptomyces antibioticus encodes:
- a CDS encoding NADP-dependent oxidoreductase, which yields MTDSTGSALPVTGREWRLLSRPVGWPKAEDFELAEAPVRQPGPGEVLVRNAYVSVDPYMRGRMSAAKSYVAPFELGKAMQGGAVGEVIASAAEGVAVGDHVLHFGGWREYATFDARQAVKVDPAAAPLSAYLGVLGMTGLTAYAGLLRTAAFKEGDAVFVSGAAGAVGSQVGQIARLKGASRVIGSAGSDDKVKLLVEEYGFDAAFNYKNGPVAEQLRAAAPDGVDVYFDNVGGDHLEAAIGSLNEGGRIAVCGMISVYNNTEATPGPKNLARLIQTRGRIEGFLVNDHQDLQPEFVREVGAWLRAGTLKHRETVVEGIENNLEAFLGVLRGDNTGKMIVKL from the coding sequence ATGACCGACTCCACCGGCTCCGCCCTCCCCGTCACCGGCCGCGAATGGCGTCTGCTCAGCCGTCCCGTCGGCTGGCCGAAGGCCGAGGACTTCGAGCTGGCGGAGGCCCCGGTCCGGCAGCCCGGCCCCGGTGAGGTGCTGGTCCGCAACGCGTACGTCTCCGTCGACCCGTACATGCGCGGCCGTATGAGCGCCGCGAAGTCGTACGTCGCCCCCTTCGAGCTGGGCAAGGCCATGCAGGGCGGTGCCGTGGGCGAGGTGATCGCCTCCGCCGCCGAGGGCGTCGCGGTCGGCGATCACGTGCTGCACTTCGGCGGCTGGCGCGAGTACGCCACCTTCGACGCCCGCCAGGCCGTCAAGGTCGACCCCGCCGCCGCGCCGCTCTCCGCCTACCTCGGCGTCCTCGGCATGACCGGCCTCACCGCCTACGCCGGTCTGCTGCGCACCGCCGCCTTCAAGGAGGGCGACGCGGTCTTCGTGTCCGGCGCGGCGGGCGCGGTCGGCAGCCAGGTAGGCCAGATCGCCCGGCTCAAGGGCGCCTCGCGGGTCATCGGCTCGGCGGGCTCCGACGACAAGGTCAAGCTGCTCGTGGAGGAGTACGGCTTCGACGCGGCGTTCAACTACAAGAACGGCCCGGTCGCCGAGCAGCTCCGCGCGGCCGCCCCGGACGGCGTCGACGTCTACTTCGACAACGTCGGCGGCGACCACCTGGAGGCCGCGATCGGCTCCCTCAACGAGGGCGGCCGGATCGCCGTCTGCGGCATGATCTCCGTCTACAACAACACCGAGGCCACCCCCGGCCCGAAGAACCTCGCCCGCCTGATCCAGACCCGCGGCCGCATCGAGGGCTTCCTCGTCAACGACCACCAGGACCTCCAGCCGGAGTTCGTCCGAGAGGTCGGCGCCTGGCTCCGCGCGGGCACCCTGAAGCACCGCGAGACGGTGGTCGAGGGCATCGAGAACAACCTGGAAGCCTTCCTCGGCGTCCTGCGAGGCGACAACACGGGCAAGATGATCGTCAAGCTCTGA
- a CDS encoding MarR family winged helix-turn-helix transcriptional regulator, whose protein sequence is MTALTPRTPPPDPLTLEVVELIGEVVARFYADYEEAAADHALTGAQARLLSLLSLEPLPMRKLARKLKCEPSNVTGIVDRLESRGLVERRPDPADRRVKLAATTEEGRRVAKSLRTSLRFAREPLAGLAEEERRVLRGLLERMLGAAAE, encoded by the coding sequence ATGACCGCCCTCACACCCCGGACCCCGCCCCCGGACCCGCTGACCCTGGAGGTCGTCGAGCTGATCGGCGAGGTCGTGGCCCGCTTCTACGCGGACTACGAGGAGGCGGCCGCGGACCACGCGCTCACCGGCGCGCAGGCCCGTCTGCTGAGCCTGCTCTCGCTGGAGCCGCTCCCCATGCGCAAGCTCGCCCGCAAGCTGAAGTGCGAGCCGTCCAACGTCACCGGAATCGTCGACCGCCTGGAGTCCCGCGGTCTGGTCGAACGCCGCCCCGACCCGGCCGACCGCCGCGTCAAGCTGGCCGCGACGACGGAGGAGGGCCGCCGGGTCGCCAAGTCCCTCCGCACCTCCCTCCGCTTCGCCCGCGAACCCCTGGCGGGGCTGGCGGAGGAGGAGCGGCGGGTGCTGCGGGGGCTACTGGAGAGGATGTTGGGGGCGGCGGCGGAGTAG
- a CDS encoding SCO2400 family protein, giving the protein MDYCLPCRRHLNGALACPGCGAPAPQPDTYAQQPLARERRVEAGGGDDSGVPEGSGGSKDSGDAGDAEGAEGADSSGDAGDSGAEPQGRAARRRGGKRAVGPAGADAGAETSRRDRKAAAHRRRRRRTVLITAGFVLAAGGLSLAELGIDAPGFSSPNPAVAGGESSEVEDSTPEPSTTALPLDDREDTATSSPSPDASASPSESESPKEEDEESESPAPDPQSASAPAVTPAPSAPADPASTPPADPPPSSQPPKPSPSETCNRFLWWCT; this is encoded by the coding sequence ATGGACTACTGCCTCCCGTGCCGACGGCACCTCAACGGCGCCCTCGCCTGCCCGGGGTGCGGCGCGCCCGCGCCACAACCGGACACGTACGCACAGCAACCGCTTGCGCGGGAGCGGCGCGTGGAGGCGGGGGGCGGGGACGACTCGGGTGTCCCGGAGGGCTCGGGTGGCTCGAAGGACTCGGGCGACGCGGGTGACGCGGAGGGCGCGGAGGGCGCGGACAGCTCGGGTGACGCGGGTGACTCGGGTGCGGAACCTCAGGGACGGGCGGCCCGCCGTCGCGGCGGCAAGCGCGCCGTCGGCCCCGCCGGTGCGGACGCGGGTGCGGAGACGAGCCGTCGCGATCGCAAGGCGGCGGCCCACCGCAGGCGTCGCAGGCGCACCGTGCTGATCACCGCCGGTTTCGTCCTGGCGGCGGGCGGGCTGAGCCTCGCCGAGCTGGGCATCGACGCGCCGGGCTTCTCCTCGCCGAACCCCGCGGTGGCCGGCGGTGAGTCGTCGGAGGTGGAGGACTCGACCCCGGAGCCGAGCACGACGGCGCTGCCGCTGGACGACCGGGAGGACACGGCCACGTCCTCGCCGTCCCCGGACGCGTCGGCCTCTCCGTCGGAGTCGGAGTCCCCGAAGGAGGAGGACGAGGAGAGCGAGTCCCCGGCCCCGGACCCCCAGTCGGCCTCGGCCCCCGCCGTGACCCCGGCCCCCTCCGCCCCGGCGGACCCGGCCTCCACCCCACCGGCCGACCCGCCCCCGTCGTCCCAGCCCCCGAAGCCGTCACCTTCGGAAACCTGCAACCGCTTCCTGTGGTGGTGCACGTAG
- a CDS encoding mandelate racemase/muconate lactonizing enzyme family protein has translation MRITGISTHVVGTPWRNLTYVLVHTDEGLTGVGETRMLGHTDALIGYLKEAEANHILGSDPFAVEDLTRRMKYGDYGRAGEIVMSGIAVVEMACWDIKGKALGVPVWQLLGGKVTDKVKAYANGWYTTERTPEAYHKAAQEVVARGYQALKIDPFGTGHFELDHAGTRYAVSLIEAVRDAIGPDAELMLEMHGRFSPATAVRLARELAPFEPAWLEEPCPPENLKALEKVAAKVDIPVATGERIHDRIEFRELFESQAVDIIQPDVGHIGGIWETRKLAATAEAHYVLVAPHNVGGPVLTAASLQVGFTSPNFKILEHFNDFADAEIKKVVKGAPEVIDGYFHLSDAPGLGVELDVDAAAEFPQQQARFDLWAEGWEQRKPKGTR, from the coding sequence GTGCGCATCACCGGAATCAGCACGCACGTGGTCGGAACGCCATGGCGCAATCTGACCTACGTCCTGGTGCACACCGACGAGGGCCTCACGGGGGTCGGCGAGACCCGGATGCTGGGCCACACCGACGCCCTGATCGGATACCTCAAGGAGGCCGAGGCCAACCACATCCTCGGCTCCGACCCGTTCGCCGTCGAGGACCTCACCCGGCGGATGAAGTACGGCGACTACGGCCGCGCCGGCGAGATCGTGATGTCCGGCATCGCGGTCGTCGAGATGGCGTGCTGGGACATCAAGGGCAAGGCCCTCGGCGTACCGGTGTGGCAGTTGCTCGGCGGCAAGGTGACGGACAAGGTCAAGGCGTACGCCAACGGCTGGTACACGACCGAGCGGACGCCCGAGGCGTACCACAAGGCCGCCCAGGAGGTCGTGGCGCGCGGATACCAGGCGCTGAAGATCGACCCCTTCGGCACCGGCCACTTCGAGCTGGACCACGCGGGCACCCGGTACGCCGTCTCCCTCATCGAGGCCGTCCGGGACGCGATCGGTCCGGACGCCGAGCTGATGCTGGAGATGCACGGCCGCTTCTCCCCCGCCACGGCCGTCCGGCTGGCCCGGGAGCTGGCGCCGTTCGAGCCGGCCTGGCTGGAGGAGCCATGCCCGCCGGAGAACCTCAAGGCGCTGGAGAAGGTGGCCGCCAAGGTGGACATCCCGGTCGCCACGGGTGAGCGCATTCACGATCGCATCGAGTTCCGCGAGCTGTTCGAGAGCCAGGCCGTCGACATCATCCAGCCGGACGTCGGCCACATCGGCGGCATCTGGGAGACCCGGAAGCTCGCCGCGACCGCCGAGGCGCACTACGTGCTCGTCGCCCCGCACAACGTGGGCGGGCCCGTACTCACCGCCGCCTCCCTCCAAGTCGGCTTCACCTCCCCCAACTTCAAGATCCTTGAGCACTTCAACGATTTCGCCGACGCGGAGATCAAGAAGGTCGTCAAGGGCGCGCCCGAGGTGATCGACGGGTACTTCCACCTCTCCGACGCGCCCGGTCTCGGGGTCGAGCTGGACGTGGACGCGGCCGCCGAATTCCCGCAGCAGCAGGCCCGGTTCGACCTGTGGGCCGAGGGCTGGGAGCAGCGCAAGCCGAAGGGCACGCGGTGA
- a CDS encoding zinc-dependent alcohol dehydrogenase, with translation MSTAVVVEAPGTHRLVAHTPREPGPGEALVRVHAVGICGSDREVYQGNRPEEYVRYPLTPGHEWSGTVAAVGAGVPDSLTGRKVVGEGFRNCQVCDRCHAGETTLCAHGYEETGFTQPGAMAATLTLPARLLHVLPDTADLTAAALLEPAACIAAAAVKARALPGERVAVVGTGTLGMFAVQFLRAGSPAELLVVGTRGDREALARQFGATGFRTRDQELPDGFDVVIETAGSASAARTAAGLLRRGGRLVLTGIPAPGADGLDPTDLVVRQLEVHTVFGAPPDAWSHTVRVFGAGLLDPLPLVTHELPLSDFATAIDLVGSGDPKVGKVLLRP, from the coding sequence GTGAGTACGGCCGTCGTCGTCGAGGCGCCGGGCACGCACCGGCTGGTCGCGCACACGCCCCGGGAGCCCGGTCCCGGGGAGGCGCTGGTGCGGGTGCACGCGGTCGGCATCTGCGGCAGCGACCGCGAGGTGTACCAGGGCAACCGGCCCGAGGAGTACGTCCGTTACCCGCTGACCCCGGGGCATGAGTGGTCCGGGACCGTGGCGGCGGTCGGCGCCGGGGTGCCCGACTCGCTGACCGGACGCAAGGTCGTCGGCGAGGGGTTCCGCAACTGCCAGGTCTGCGACCGGTGTCACGCGGGCGAGACCACGCTGTGCGCGCACGGGTACGAGGAGACGGGCTTCACCCAGCCGGGGGCGATGGCCGCCACGCTCACCCTGCCGGCCCGGCTGCTGCATGTGCTGCCCGATACGGCCGACTTGACCGCGGCCGCGCTGCTGGAACCCGCGGCGTGCATCGCGGCCGCGGCGGTCAAGGCGCGGGCGTTGCCGGGTGAGCGGGTGGCGGTGGTCGGCACCGGCACGCTGGGGATGTTCGCCGTGCAGTTCCTGCGCGCGGGCTCACCGGCCGAGCTGCTGGTGGTCGGCACGCGGGGCGACCGGGAGGCGCTGGCACGGCAGTTCGGGGCGACCGGCTTCCGCACCCGGGACCAGGAGCTGCCCGACGGCTTCGACGTGGTGATCGAGACGGCGGGTTCGGCGTCCGCCGCGCGCACCGCCGCCGGTCTGCTGCGGCGCGGGGGCCGGCTGGTCCTGACCGGGATCCCGGCGCCGGGCGCGGACGGGCTCGACCCGACAGACCTGGTGGTACGGCAGTTGGAGGTCCACACCGTCTTCGGCGCGCCGCCGGACGCCTGGTCGCACACGGTGCGGGTGTTCGGGGCGGGTCTGCTGGACCCGCTCCCCCTGGTGACACACGAGCTGCCCCTGTCCGATTTCGCGACGGCGATCGACCTGGTGGGCTCCGGCGACCCGAAGGTCGGCAAGGTCCTGCTCCGCCCGTAG